From Candidatus Peregrinibacteria bacterium, the proteins below share one genomic window:
- a CDS encoding S-layer homology domain-containing protein, translated as MKYSFAKSVWIFSALLIGVSLFEFSGVEIFSPSAQATSTGAFSDVNSSHKYAKSIQFLKDNNVVTGYADGTYRPDKPLIRAEFTKIIVLGTRQDVEPATIAPFPDVPLGKWYTDFIAFCARLEYVKGYPDGTFKPNQEINKVEGLCCTNKLYGNRSMSKMRRNNNLFQNEKEILT; from the coding sequence ATGAAATATTCCTTTGCAAAATCCGTGTGGATTTTCTCAGCACTTTTGATTGGAGTTTCTCTCTTCGAATTTTCTGGTGTGGAAATTTTTTCTCCATCGGCTCAAGCGACTTCGACGGGCGCTTTTTCTGATGTGAATTCATCACACAAATACGCGAAGAGTATCCAATTTTTGAAGGACAATAATGTTGTGACTGGGTATGCGGACGGAACATATCGTCCAGATAAACCTCTCATTCGAGCAGAATTTACAAAAATTATCGTACTTGGAACGAGGCAAGACGTAGAGCCCGCTACAATTGCTCCGTTTCCGGACGTTCCGCTCGGAAAATGGTATACCGATTTTATCGCGTTCTGCGCCCGTCTCGAATATGTAAAGGGCTATCCCGATGGAACCTTCAAGCCAAATCAGGAAATTAACAAAGTGGAAGGGCTTTGTTGCACAAATAAATTGTACGGGAATAGGAGTATGTCTAAGATGAGGAGGAACAATAACCTCTTTCAAAATGAAAAAGAAATCCTCACTTAG